GAAGATGAAagtggaggaagaggaggaggaggatcctGTTCCTGAGATTACAAAGTTCGTGTTTTGGCCTTTATTTGTTATCTTTTTTTTACTGACACTCCCCTCCTATTTGATAGAGATCACTTTGAGGAAGCTATGAGATATGCTCGTCGTTCCGTGTCGGACCAGGACATTCGTCGTTACGAGATGTTTTCACAGAATTTGCAACAGTCTCGTGGATTTGGTAacaacttcaagttcccgGAATCAGATGGTGTTGCACCTGGTGCTGGgagtggtggaggtgggacGACTGCGGCTCCGAGTGCGAACACTGGGTTCGCTGATGATGCTGGAGATGATGATTTGTACGCTTGAGCGAGAGGGTTATGCACCACACCACACACAAAATGTTGACCTGATCGTCGTTCCCtcgctgttttttttttttaccgaTCTTGTAGATTTTTTTCCCCACCCCCCTTTTTCTTTCACGAATCGAATCATGAGGTGTATACTTAATAATAACAGGTTTCCTATTACCTATATACATAACTATTCGGGAGTGAAAAAAACGGGATTACACCGTGAGGGCTGCGATTGCGCAATGAATGGTGCGGGTATCCCATCATCATGAACCAATAGTAAGAACCCCCAAGTTCATAATTTCCGCCAGACAACGAGTCTCTCCTTGCCGATATGGGTTTCGACGCTATTATCTGGCACACGATCGATAACCTTCTCCCATCCTTCTCCGAGAACCTCAGGGTAATGTTCTGGTCGTACGTAGAATGGTGGGCCTGTTTCGGTGTAGGGGAGGATAGGATAAACGAGTGTGATGAGGTGACCTTTTGGTTTGAGTAGTTTGGACATTTGGGAACCCCATTTTGGGCGGAGGGATGGGGGGATGGCGACGAAGAAGCTGTTGTGTCAcggtgtgtgtgtgtgtgtgaaATAAAGGTCGTTAGAGAgaaggagggagggaggtGTTAAATAAAATGCGAACGTGTAATCATAGATGAGATCAAATTTGTCTTTTTCTTCGGTAGGGTCGAGAGTGAAGAAGTCGGATGCTTTGAAGTGGACTTTGGAGGTTTGGAGGCCGGATGAGGTTAGGTTTCTGGGGGGGAAGAAGTTTAAGCCGGCTCTGTGGGAGGTTGTACGTGCGCATACCTTTGAGCAGTTTC
Above is a genomic segment from Marasmius oreades isolate 03SP1 chromosome 4, whole genome shotgun sequence containing:
- a CDS encoding uncharacterized protein (antiSMASH:Cluster_4.2), which encodes MSNHKLPSPEGILTDDPRSWDEAWKQNATPWDGGDMQPSLKDLIESKELDLPENGRALVPGCGAGYDAIFLGGSLGYDVVGLDISPAALETAQRNLTSSGLQTSKVHFKASDFFTLDPTEEKDKFDLIYDYTFFVAIPPSLRPKWGSQMSKLLKPKGHLITLVYPILPYTETGPPFYVRPEHYPEVLGEGWEKVIDRVPDNSVETHIGKERLVVWRKL
- a CDS encoding uncharacterized protein (antiSMASH:Cluster_4.2) — encoded protein: MQPSLKDLIESKELDLPENGRALVPGCGAGYDAIFLGGSLGYDVVGLDISPAALETAQRNLTSSGLQTSKVHFKASDFFTLDPTEEKDKFDLIYDYTFFVAIPPSLRPKWGSQMSKLLKPKGHLITLVYPILPYTETGPPFYVRPEHYPEVLGEGWEKVIDRVPDNSVETHIGKERLVVWRKL